Proteins encoded by one window of Chondromyces crocatus:
- a CDS encoding alpha/beta fold hydrolase, whose product MSITCLGNTRPFCGGDLHWEEWSGPRPHGGGERRPLVLIHGLSDSCRTWNLVAPALSAGRRVFALDLPGHGRSARPDASYDVAWYAGVVADWISSLEIDEFDLIGHSLGGGIAMRLLLELPGRVQRLALLATGGLGTEVALPLRLAAVSGFLDLAAPLLMGMGTHAGMMMLGGNFNASERRHLARVNATPGTGRALSRTLRGSVDLKGQVEHFLDHSHRLGDLPPLAIYWGDQDPVIPVRHADEVVRYLEGVRVRRFTGAGHYPHREAATELVPELLRFLEEPQATPRIRANMRAPRRAAPARPRMAIPLARKLVGLV is encoded by the coding sequence ATGTCGATCACCTGCCTCGGTAACACCCGTCCTTTTTGCGGGGGGGACCTGCACTGGGAAGAGTGGTCCGGGCCTCGACCTCACGGCGGTGGCGAGCGACGTCCCCTGGTGCTGATCCATGGGCTCTCCGACTCGTGCCGCACGTGGAACCTGGTCGCGCCCGCGCTCTCTGCCGGTCGACGCGTCTTCGCGCTCGATCTCCCGGGTCACGGGCGCTCGGCACGACCCGACGCCTCGTATGACGTGGCCTGGTACGCGGGCGTGGTCGCCGACTGGATCAGCTCCCTGGAGATCGACGAGTTCGACCTCATCGGTCACTCCCTCGGCGGCGGCATCGCCATGCGGTTGCTCCTCGAGCTACCCGGCCGTGTCCAGCGGCTCGCGCTCCTCGCGACCGGCGGCCTCGGCACCGAGGTGGCGCTCCCGCTGCGCCTGGCAGCGGTGAGTGGCTTCCTCGACCTGGCAGCTCCCCTCCTGATGGGCATGGGCACCCACGCCGGCATGATGATGCTCGGCGGCAACTTCAACGCCTCGGAGCGCCGGCACCTCGCCCGGGTGAACGCCACCCCCGGGACCGGGCGCGCCCTGTCACGCACGCTGCGCGGCAGCGTGGATCTCAAGGGTCAGGTCGAGCACTTCCTCGATCACTCCCACCGCCTCGGCGACCTGCCTCCGCTCGCGATCTACTGGGGTGACCAGGATCCCGTCATCCCGGTCCGCCACGCCGACGAGGTGGTGCGCTACCTCGAAGGCGTCCGGGTCCGGCGCTTCACCGGCGCGGGGCACTACCCCCACCGCGAGGCGGCCACCGAGCTGGTGCCCGAGCTGCTCCGCTTCCTCGAAGAGCCTCAGGCGACGCCCCGCATCCGCGCCAACATGCGCGCACCGCGGCGCGCTGCCCCCGCGCGGCCTCGCATGGCCATCCCGCTCGCTCGCAAGCTCGTCGGCCTGGTCTGA
- a CDS encoding SAM-dependent methyltransferase, translating to MTTLDVTGVNPHVPNAARLYDHLLGGTRNFEADRAAAAQMTALLPAMPKWIRMLRASLQQFARRLASEGFTQFIDFGSGLPTEDHVHASAPGARVIYSDRDADTVAHARVLVGDDPSVLYLQSDVQAAKELLESEVVQRFTGGERRVAFGANGLTVFMKEDEIRTFCRDLYDWAAPGSKLFLTYETKDLAKTTPAWEQFEASFHSMGEAFQLFTLEDYLDMSRPWTLDANGPMPLERFLGYPEGYITEADREGLGLEFYAVIFEKT from the coding sequence ATGACGACACTGGACGTGACCGGCGTGAACCCGCACGTACCGAATGCAGCACGCCTCTACGATCACCTCCTCGGCGGGACGAGGAACTTCGAGGCCGACCGCGCAGCCGCGGCGCAGATGACGGCGCTCCTGCCCGCCATGCCGAAGTGGATCCGCATGCTCCGGGCCAGCCTTCAGCAGTTCGCCAGGCGGCTCGCCAGCGAGGGATTCACCCAGTTCATCGACTTTGGCTCAGGGCTCCCCACAGAGGATCACGTGCATGCCTCGGCTCCCGGTGCGCGGGTGATCTACTCCGACAGGGATGCCGACACCGTGGCTCATGCCCGCGTGCTCGTCGGTGACGATCCGAGCGTGCTCTACCTGCAGAGCGACGTGCAGGCGGCGAAGGAACTGCTCGAATCCGAGGTGGTGCAGCGCTTCACGGGCGGAGAGCGCCGCGTCGCCTTCGGGGCGAACGGCCTCACGGTCTTCATGAAGGAAGACGAGATCCGCACGTTCTGCCGCGACCTCTACGACTGGGCAGCGCCGGGCTCGAAGCTCTTCCTGACCTACGAGACCAAGGATCTCGCCAAGACCACCCCCGCCTGGGAGCAGTTCGAAGCCTCGTTCCACAGCATGGGCGAGGCCTTCCAGCTCTTCACGCTCGAGGACTACCTGGACATGAGCCGTCCCTGGACCCTCGACGCGAACGGCCCCATGCCCCTCGAGCGCTTCCTCGGCTACCCCGAAGGCTACATCACGGAAGCCGATCGCGAGGGACTCGGCCTGGAGTTCTATGCCGTCATCTTCGAGAAGACGTAA
- a CDS encoding methylated-DNA--[protein]-cysteine S-methyltransferase translates to MIRYHLHVACPLGLLRLDATDDALAALYTPEHRCIPALSTAPGDRHPALLEARRQLAQYFAGDRLTFDLPLAPQGTPFQRTVWTALTRIPFGVTTTYAAIATQLGRPTAARAVGAANGQNPLSIIVPCHRVIGANGALTGYAGGLPTKRWLLTHETAMLEKKVPGTILTSNHATG, encoded by the coding sequence ATGATCCGCTACCACCTTCACGTCGCGTGCCCCCTGGGCCTGCTCCGCCTCGACGCCACCGACGACGCGCTCGCCGCGCTCTACACCCCCGAGCACCGCTGCATCCCCGCGCTTTCGACCGCTCCCGGCGATCGGCACCCCGCCCTCCTCGAAGCCCGACGCCAGCTCGCCCAGTATTTCGCTGGCGACCGCCTCACCTTCGACCTCCCCCTCGCCCCGCAAGGCACCCCCTTCCAGCGCACGGTGTGGACCGCGCTCACCCGCATCCCCTTCGGTGTGACCACCACCTACGCTGCAATCGCCACGCAGCTCGGCCGCCCCACTGCCGCCCGCGCCGTCGGCGCCGCCAATGGCCAGAACCCGCTCTCGATCATCGTCCCCTGCCATCGCGTGATTGGCGCGAACGGCGCGCTCACCGGGTATGCAGGGGGCCTCCCCACGAAGCGGTGGTTGCTCACCCACGAGACCGCCATGCTGGAAAAGAAAGTACCTGGCACGATTCTCACCAGCAATCACGCGACCGGCTGA
- a CDS encoding DNRLRE domain-containing protein: protein MHRRSPPISLLQGALGALLALTACSAPAPEPAPLATEAAPTATDPTATASAALSQCVTVQRGAYGVVTDTYLNSAYPGDHSSGAYPAVYTGSNGSGEKQALVRFELEFLPPHALIETATFTVNQTYRATASDVRVHRATAAWSEAATSWNSFAAAFDPAVVGVLHTTSGFGPRSLDVTALVQQWTDGTVDNHGLLLEEDLTSTTQWRSSEANYVTERPALTVCWTDPTCSPACAGPGEVCELGQCVVNCTAPEAVPCDEGTVCNVGEGAFGACVPPSDPCVVSGTLAACGDQSCGPGAACDTAVHQCVPALPCTDVACDDGVCHGTGCGCDRPPPTCAPAPLANLNTSAFRNALADLKFDATCNAWGVTMLSGTDYLRRMTPAGIVTSFAGSANLNMGEVAIAQGDTATFGPDGIEVALTYICCASCGCAANPPQGVGRWNPPTNNLPNVAPATSTTGTGPFGSVHFDTGPAGLAWGLDDQLYIGNLSGNGTLSRLDPQTYTRTNFASMGSRVYGTAPIDGSRLLVALANRQIRLFDMNTGTSILFATTAQDVTGMVRDPWNGRVYVALRGGAIREFSGAGDDLGLFAQGQGSGRITIAGDDHLYFVSLTTGAAIQRWTLPATF from the coding sequence ATGCACCGACGAAGTCCCCCCATCTCCCTCCTGCAAGGCGCGCTCGGCGCCTTGCTCGCCCTCACCGCCTGCAGCGCCCCGGCGCCCGAGCCGGCCCCCCTCGCCACCGAAGCGGCCCCCACCGCCACCGATCCCACGGCGACGGCCAGCGCCGCCCTCTCCCAGTGCGTCACCGTGCAGCGTGGCGCGTACGGCGTCGTCACCGACACCTACCTCAACAGCGCCTACCCCGGCGATCACAGCTCCGGCGCTTACCCCGCCGTGTACACCGGCAGCAACGGCTCGGGCGAGAAGCAAGCCCTCGTCCGGTTCGAACTCGAATTCCTGCCCCCTCACGCGCTGATCGAGACGGCCACGTTCACCGTGAACCAGACCTACCGCGCCACCGCGAGCGACGTCCGCGTCCACCGCGCCACCGCCGCCTGGTCCGAGGCCGCCACCAGCTGGAACAGCTTCGCTGCGGCCTTCGATCCCGCCGTCGTCGGCGTGCTCCACACGACCAGCGGCTTCGGCCCCCGCAGCCTCGACGTCACGGCCCTCGTGCAACAGTGGACCGACGGCACCGTCGACAACCATGGCCTTCTCCTCGAAGAAGACCTCACCAGCACCACCCAGTGGCGCAGCAGCGAAGCGAACTACGTCACCGAGCGCCCTGCCCTCACGGTGTGCTGGACCGATCCCACCTGCTCTCCTGCGTGCGCTGGCCCGGGCGAGGTCTGCGAGCTCGGCCAGTGCGTGGTGAACTGCACCGCCCCCGAGGCCGTCCCTTGCGACGAAGGCACGGTCTGCAACGTCGGTGAGGGCGCCTTCGGCGCATGCGTTCCCCCCTCCGACCCCTGCGTCGTCTCCGGCACCCTGGCGGCCTGCGGCGACCAGAGCTGCGGCCCTGGCGCTGCGTGCGACACCGCCGTCCACCAGTGCGTCCCTGCCCTCCCCTGCACCGACGTCGCCTGCGACGATGGCGTCTGCCACGGCACGGGCTGCGGCTGTGATCGCCCTCCGCCCACCTGCGCCCCCGCCCCGCTCGCCAACCTCAACACGAGCGCGTTCCGCAACGCCCTCGCCGATCTGAAGTTCGACGCCACGTGCAACGCCTGGGGCGTCACCATGCTCTCCGGCACCGACTACCTCCGGCGCATGACCCCTGCTGGCATCGTCACCAGCTTCGCGGGGAGCGCCAACTTGAACATGGGCGAGGTCGCCATCGCGCAGGGTGACACCGCCACCTTCGGCCCGGATGGCATCGAGGTCGCCCTCACGTACATCTGCTGCGCGAGCTGCGGCTGCGCGGCCAACCCTCCTCAAGGCGTCGGTCGCTGGAACCCGCCGACCAACAACCTTCCCAACGTCGCCCCCGCCACCTCCACCACCGGCACCGGCCCGTTCGGCAGCGTTCATTTCGACACGGGCCCCGCGGGCCTCGCCTGGGGCCTCGACGACCAGCTCTACATCGGCAACCTGTCGGGCAACGGCACCCTCTCGCGCCTCGACCCGCAGACCTACACCCGCACCAACTTCGCCAGCATGGGCTCGCGGGTCTACGGCACCGCCCCCATCGACGGCAGCCGCTTGCTGGTCGCCCTCGCGAACCGCCAGATCCGCCTCTTCGACATGAACACCGGCACCAGCATCCTCTTCGCCACCACCGCGCAGGACGTCACGGGCATGGTGCGTGACCCGTGGAACGGCCGCGTCTACGTCGCGCTGCGCGGCGGCGCCATCCGGGAGTTCTCGGGCGCCGGCGACGACCTCGGCCTCTTCGCCCAGGGCCAGGGCTCTGGACGCATCACCATCGCCGGCGACGACCACCTGTACTTCGTGAGCCTCACGACCGGCGCGGCCATCCAGCGCTGGACCCTCCCCGCCACGTTCTGA
- a CDS encoding DUF2231 domain-containing protein, whose product MAKKIDLGISSQKWIDQAAEPVQQALHPVVHRSMEVADVLHGRWLGHPLHAVLTDLPIGAWMTAQVFDTIELVSGTRRFRKGADLVHTIGLVGAAAAAVAGMADWSDTRGDARRLGFVHGVANVVVAGLYGGSLVARKRGRRTLGLTLSTVGFGLLAFSAWLGGELSYRHGVGVRGKAKRLDAEARRNEMDSSLPQAHGLGHLPG is encoded by the coding sequence ATGGCGAAGAAGATCGACCTGGGAATCTCGTCACAGAAGTGGATCGATCAGGCGGCCGAACCCGTTCAGCAGGCACTTCATCCGGTGGTCCACCGCTCGATGGAGGTTGCCGACGTCCTGCATGGACGCTGGCTCGGTCACCCGCTTCATGCCGTCCTCACGGATCTGCCCATCGGCGCCTGGATGACGGCTCAGGTCTTCGACACGATCGAACTCGTCAGCGGGACCCGCCGCTTCCGGAAGGGAGCGGATCTGGTCCACACGATCGGTCTGGTGGGCGCTGCGGCTGCTGCCGTCGCCGGGATGGCCGACTGGTCGGACACCCGTGGCGACGCGAGGCGGCTCGGGTTCGTGCATGGGGTGGCGAACGTCGTCGTTGCAGGCCTCTACGGTGGCTCGCTGGTGGCGCGCAAGCGGGGGCGCCGCACCCTGGGGCTCACGCTGTCCACGGTGGGGTTCGGGCTGCTGGCCTTCAGCGCATGGCTGGGCGGAGAGCTGAGCTACCGTCATGGCGTCGGCGTGCGAGGAAAGGCGAAGCGTCTCGACGCGGAGGCGCGGAGAAACGAGATGGACTCTTCGCTCCCTCAAGCCCACGGGCTCGGACATCTTCCGGGCTAG
- a CDS encoding TonB-dependent receptor plug domain-containing protein, translating into MKPSRHTPLKVALRWFAAVAPVAALLDAPPALAQQAQQAPGVTEIVPPRLDPIPEVPYPEGGEGDAEVVLLLVVERDGTVRSVEVQSGEEPFASAAKRAAESFRLTPGTRKGEPVVSRVRFALGFKAPQPVEEPEEPEVAQPATSQPGAGQPGASQGAGGKPAPPPEPEPIEVVVRAEKPPPSAKTLTRAEVRQLPGAFGDPFRAIEVLPGVTPIASGLPYFYIRGAPPGNIGYYLDGVRVPYLFHAAAGPSVIHPGLVERVDLYSGGYPARFGRFSGAIVSAETTEPNPDFHGEGNFRLVDVGALVEGSFADGRGTALASARYSYTAAVISLISPELRLDYRDYQARVTYDITPRDRLTLFAFGSYDLLAQELNGIETVIFGSEFYRVDGRYDVRLPNEGRLRWAATWGFDQTRIADQRNARDLLGGTRVELNQPINENLTVRSGFDVLFDGYKADQATYGDREDPDVAAYNRLFPSRTDAVATLWADAVWRPNRNVEFTPGIRTDVFHSNGAYAVGFDPRLGLRVDVTRRLRLLHAIGLAHQPPSFIIPIPGLAIANLRDGLQRSLQTAAGVEVDLPAKITATVTVFNNLFLNMSDTAGVQPPGNDQNQVPRSLGVSRGLEVYIRRNLTQHLGGFISYTLARSTRTIGNFTFPFAFDRTHVFNAALSYDLGRGWRAGSRFTFYTGVPNFQTPPGMPEGFRLLSPEREPGFYRLDARIEKKWTLGRTTWLSFVIEALNATLNKETINGNEVGPVTVPSLGLEGGF; encoded by the coding sequence GTGAAACCTTCCCGTCACACGCCCCTGAAGGTCGCGCTCCGCTGGTTCGCCGCGGTCGCCCCCGTCGCCGCCCTCCTCGACGCTCCACCCGCCCTGGCCCAGCAAGCGCAGCAAGCGCCGGGCGTCACCGAGATCGTCCCACCACGCCTCGATCCCATCCCCGAAGTCCCGTACCCCGAAGGCGGCGAAGGGGACGCCGAGGTCGTGCTGCTCCTGGTCGTCGAGCGCGATGGCACGGTGAGGTCCGTCGAGGTGCAGAGCGGAGAAGAGCCCTTCGCCTCGGCAGCGAAGCGCGCCGCGGAGAGCTTCCGGCTCACACCGGGCACGCGCAAGGGTGAGCCCGTCGTCTCCCGGGTCCGGTTCGCCCTCGGCTTCAAAGCCCCGCAGCCCGTCGAAGAGCCCGAGGAGCCCGAGGTCGCTCAGCCCGCCACGAGCCAGCCTGGCGCCGGACAGCCCGGTGCGTCCCAGGGAGCAGGGGGCAAGCCAGCGCCTCCCCCCGAGCCCGAACCGATCGAGGTCGTCGTCCGCGCCGAGAAGCCTCCCCCATCGGCGAAGACGCTCACGCGCGCCGAGGTCCGCCAGCTCCCCGGCGCGTTCGGCGACCCCTTCCGCGCCATCGAGGTGCTCCCTGGCGTCACCCCCATCGCCTCCGGCTTGCCTTACTTCTACATCCGCGGCGCGCCTCCCGGGAACATCGGCTACTACCTCGACGGCGTCCGCGTCCCTTACCTCTTCCACGCTGCCGCAGGCCCTTCGGTCATCCACCCGGGCCTCGTCGAGCGCGTCGACCTCTACTCGGGCGGCTATCCGGCCCGCTTCGGGCGCTTCTCCGGCGCCATCGTCTCCGCCGAGACCACCGAGCCGAACCCTGACTTCCACGGCGAAGGCAACTTCCGCCTCGTCGACGTCGGCGCCCTCGTCGAAGGCAGCTTCGCCGACGGACGCGGCACCGCCCTCGCCTCCGCGCGTTACTCGTACACCGCCGCGGTCATCTCCCTCATCTCGCCCGAGCTGCGCCTCGACTACCGTGACTACCAGGCCCGCGTCACCTACGACATCACCCCGCGCGACCGCCTCACCCTCTTCGCCTTCGGCTCCTACGACCTGCTCGCGCAGGAGCTGAACGGCATCGAGACCGTCATCTTCGGCTCCGAGTTCTACCGCGTCGACGGCCGCTACGACGTCCGCCTCCCCAACGAAGGTCGCCTCCGCTGGGCCGCGACGTGGGGCTTCGATCAGACCCGCATCGCCGACCAGCGCAACGCCCGCGACCTGCTCGGCGGCACCCGCGTCGAGCTCAACCAGCCCATCAACGAGAACCTCACCGTGCGCAGCGGGTTCGACGTCCTCTTCGATGGCTACAAGGCGGATCAAGCCACCTATGGCGACCGCGAAGACCCGGATGTCGCGGCGTACAACCGGCTCTTCCCGTCACGCACCGACGCCGTCGCCACCCTCTGGGCCGATGCCGTCTGGCGCCCCAACCGCAACGTCGAGTTCACCCCTGGCATCCGCACCGACGTCTTCCATTCCAACGGCGCGTACGCCGTCGGCTTCGACCCACGCCTCGGCCTCCGCGTCGACGTCACCAGGCGGCTCCGCCTCCTGCACGCCATCGGCCTCGCGCACCAGCCGCCATCGTTCATCATCCCCATCCCAGGGCTCGCCATCGCGAACCTCCGCGATGGCCTCCAGCGCTCCTTGCAGACGGCAGCCGGCGTCGAGGTCGATCTTCCGGCGAAGATCACCGCCACGGTGACCGTGTTCAACAACCTCTTCCTCAACATGAGCGACACGGCGGGCGTCCAGCCCCCGGGCAACGACCAGAACCAGGTCCCCCGCAGCCTCGGCGTCTCGCGCGGCCTCGAGGTCTACATCCGCCGCAACCTCACGCAGCACCTCGGCGGGTTCATCTCGTACACCCTCGCCCGCTCGACACGCACCATCGGAAACTTCACGTTCCCGTTTGCCTTCGATCGCACCCACGTCTTCAACGCCGCCCTGTCGTACGACCTCGGCCGTGGCTGGCGCGCAGGCAGCCGGTTCACGTTCTACACCGGCGTCCCGAACTTCCAGACCCCTCCAGGCATGCCCGAAGGCTTCCGTTTGCTCAGCCCCGAGCGCGAGCCTGGGTTTTATCGTCTGGACGCGCGGATCGAGAAAAAGTGGACCCTCGGCAGGACGACCTGGCTCTCGTTCGTCATCGAAGCGCTCAATGCCACACTCAACAAGGAAACCATCAACGGCAACGAGGTGGGTCCCGTCACCGTCCCGAGCCTAGGCTTGGAAGGCGGCTTCTGA
- a CDS encoding S9 family peptidase gives MPFRHAGRLFLVTSLSLGCSATPSAEPPPAQLGTPSGTSSAAVEAPPAGPVAPVAKKVPHVVQLANGKKLVDDYAWLQKKDAPEVLSHLKAENAYTEQMTAHLRPLEEKLHAEMLGRLVEDDTEVPHKDGAFLYYNRDEKGKQYPILARKPVKGGDAAKEEVILDVNELAKGQKFVGLGPVKVSDDGNLLAYGLDTTGFRQFVLHFKDLRTGALLPERIERVTSVVFTKDGRTAFYTVEDPQTKRSHRLYRHAVGTDPATDTLLHEEKDERFGMRVSRSASRALILVQIESHTTSEVRFLREDKPNGALVVVAPREQDHEYQVEHRDRDLLILTNSPATAGGPKSTNYRLVKAPLDRPDRASWKEVIPYRSEVMLERIQPFAGFTVALEREGGGRHLRVFPGKSMALEGSHRVALPDEVYALWPEWNSEFGATSYRFRYESPITPESIYEYEPATKKLNLRKRQVIPGGYDRERYEVKRVFATAKDGTKIPISLAGRKGALGSGKAPVLLYGYGSYGIPMFPYFSSARISLLDRDVLFALAHIRGGGELGETWHDEGKMKKKMNTFTDFIDSAESLVAQGVADPKRIVIQGGSAGGLLVGAVTNLRPELFAGVVAEVPFVDVINTMLDESLPLTVGEFEEWGNPKKAEDLETMLQYSPYDNITAKAYPPVLVRTAYNDSQVMYWEPAKYVAKLRATRTDANPVLFKIHLDPAGHGGLSGRYDRVKDAAFTGAWILDRLGAK, from the coding sequence ATGCCCTTCCGCCATGCAGGACGACTTTTCCTCGTCACGTCGCTCTCCCTCGGCTGCTCGGCCACCCCCTCGGCGGAACCGCCACCTGCCCAGCTCGGTACGCCGTCAGGCACTTCCTCTGCGGCTGTCGAAGCACCCCCTGCAGGGCCGGTCGCCCCGGTGGCGAAGAAGGTTCCGCACGTGGTCCAGCTGGCCAACGGGAAGAAGCTCGTCGACGACTATGCCTGGCTCCAGAAGAAAGACGCTCCGGAGGTGCTTTCGCACCTGAAGGCGGAGAACGCCTACACGGAGCAGATGACGGCGCATCTCCGGCCGCTGGAGGAGAAGCTTCATGCGGAGATGCTCGGGCGTCTCGTCGAGGACGACACGGAGGTCCCGCACAAGGACGGCGCGTTCCTCTATTACAACCGCGACGAGAAGGGGAAGCAGTACCCCATCCTCGCGCGCAAGCCCGTGAAGGGCGGAGACGCGGCGAAGGAAGAGGTGATCCTCGACGTCAACGAGCTGGCCAAGGGGCAGAAGTTCGTCGGACTCGGGCCGGTGAAGGTCTCCGACGACGGCAACCTGCTCGCGTACGGTCTGGATACGACGGGATTCCGTCAGTTCGTGCTGCACTTCAAGGACCTGCGCACCGGCGCGCTGCTGCCCGAGCGGATCGAGCGTGTCACCAGCGTGGTCTTCACGAAGGACGGCCGCACGGCTTTCTACACGGTCGAGGACCCGCAGACGAAGCGCTCCCATCGCCTCTACCGCCATGCGGTCGGCACCGATCCGGCGACGGACACCCTCCTCCACGAGGAGAAGGACGAGCGCTTCGGCATGCGCGTCAGTCGCTCGGCCAGCCGTGCGCTGATCCTCGTCCAGATCGAGAGCCACACCACGAGCGAGGTGCGCTTCCTCCGAGAGGACAAGCCGAACGGGGCGCTCGTCGTGGTGGCTCCCCGGGAGCAAGACCACGAGTACCAGGTCGAGCACCGCGATCGGGACCTGCTGATCCTCACGAACTCACCCGCCACGGCCGGAGGCCCGAAGTCCACGAACTACCGCCTGGTGAAGGCGCCCCTCGATCGGCCCGATCGCGCCTCGTGGAAGGAGGTGATCCCCTACCGGAGCGAGGTGATGCTGGAGAGGATCCAGCCGTTCGCCGGCTTCACTGTGGCCCTGGAGCGCGAAGGTGGAGGGCGGCATCTGCGCGTCTTCCCGGGGAAGTCGATGGCGCTCGAAGGATCTCACCGCGTGGCCTTGCCCGATGAGGTCTATGCGCTCTGGCCCGAGTGGAACTCGGAGTTCGGCGCGACCAGCTATCGCTTCCGGTACGAGTCGCCCATCACGCCCGAGAGCATCTACGAGTACGAGCCGGCGACGAAGAAGCTGAACCTGCGGAAGCGTCAGGTGATCCCGGGGGGTTATGACCGGGAGCGCTACGAGGTGAAGCGGGTCTTCGCCACGGCGAAGGACGGCACGAAGATCCCGATCTCTCTGGCAGGCCGGAAGGGTGCGCTCGGATCGGGGAAGGCCCCCGTGCTCCTTTATGGCTACGGCTCGTACGGCATCCCGATGTTCCCGTACTTCTCCTCGGCACGCATCTCGCTGCTGGATCGCGATGTCCTCTTCGCCCTCGCGCACATTCGCGGTGGGGGAGAGCTGGGCGAGACCTGGCACGACGAAGGCAAGATGAAGAAGAAGATGAACACGTTCACCGACTTCATCGACTCCGCGGAGTCCCTCGTCGCTCAAGGGGTGGCCGATCCGAAGCGGATCGTGATCCAGGGGGGGAGTGCGGGCGGCTTGCTGGTCGGTGCGGTGACGAACCTGCGTCCCGAGCTGTTCGCAGGGGTGGTCGCCGAGGTGCCGTTCGTCGACGTGATCAACACGATGCTCGACGAGTCGCTACCGCTCACCGTCGGGGAGTTCGAGGAGTGGGGGAACCCCAAGAAGGCGGAAGACCTGGAGACGATGCTCCAGTACAGCCCCTACGACAACATCACCGCGAAGGCCTATCCCCCGGTGCTGGTGCGCACGGCGTACAACGACAGCCAGGTGATGTACTGGGAGCCCGCGAAGTACGTCGCCAAGCTCCGGGCGACCCGGACCGACGCGAACCCGGTGCTGTTCAAGATTCACCTGGACCCCGCCGGTCACGGGGGCCTCTCGGGCCGCTATGATCGTGTGAAAGACGCTGCATTCACCGGCGCCTGGATTCTGGACCGGCTCGGCGCGAAGTAG
- a CDS encoding AlkA N-terminal domain-containing protein translates to MTLDDDTCYRALTARDGRFDGVFFVAVSTTGIYCRPVCRARTPGRERCAFYRSAATAERDGYRACFRCRPELAPGAGLVDALPRLVARAVARIDAGFLNEGSVDDLAALLGVTGRHLRRAMETELGVSPIELAQTRRLALAKQLLQDTSLPLSEIAFASGFASVRRFNALFQTRFGRPPSALRRERAVGSQERNEGTLVLRLDYRPPLDWSTLLTFLAGRAIPGAERVTDGVYARTVRLGDLTGWITVQHDEKRAALRIEAAPSLADALMPLSARLRALFDLDAHPTAIAAHLGRDPLLAGPVARHPGLRVPGAFDGFEMTIRAVLGQQVSVRAATTLAGRLAARFGDPLTVPIDGLGLLFPTPARLAAAAEDDVASLGLPATRARAILAIARAIHGGTVSLDRHGDPEAALPALCALPGIGDWTAHYVAMRALGWPDAFPSGDLAVRKAMGGITARAATTRAEPWRPWRAYAVMHLWTSLSDGAGG, encoded by the coding sequence GTGACGCTCGACGACGACACCTGTTACCGCGCGCTCACGGCCCGCGATGGCCGCTTCGATGGCGTCTTCTTCGTCGCCGTCAGCACCACGGGCATCTACTGCCGCCCCGTGTGCCGGGCGCGCACGCCGGGCCGTGAGCGGTGCGCGTTCTACCGCAGCGCCGCCACGGCCGAACGGGACGGCTACCGCGCTTGCTTCCGCTGCCGCCCCGAGCTCGCGCCGGGCGCTGGCCTCGTCGACGCCTTGCCGCGGCTCGTCGCGCGCGCCGTCGCTCGCATCGACGCCGGGTTCCTGAACGAAGGCTCCGTCGACGACCTCGCGGCGCTTCTCGGCGTGACGGGCCGCCATCTCCGCCGCGCCATGGAAACCGAGCTGGGCGTCTCCCCCATCGAGCTCGCCCAGACGCGCCGCCTCGCGCTCGCCAAGCAGCTCCTCCAGGACACCTCGCTCCCCCTCTCCGAGATCGCCTTCGCCAGCGGCTTCGCCAGCGTGCGCCGCTTCAACGCCCTCTTCCAGACCCGCTTCGGCAGGCCACCGTCCGCGCTCCGCAGAGAGCGCGCCGTGGGCTCGCAGGAACGCAACGAAGGAACCCTCGTGCTCCGACTCGACTACCGCCCCCCCCTCGACTGGTCCACCTTGCTCACGTTCCTCGCGGGCCGCGCCATCCCCGGTGCCGAGCGCGTCACCGACGGCGTGTACGCCCGCACGGTCCGCCTCGGTGACCTCACCGGCTGGATCACCGTGCAGCACGACGAGAAGCGCGCCGCGCTCCGCATCGAGGCTGCCCCATCGCTTGCCGACGCGCTCATGCCCCTCTCCGCGCGGCTGCGTGCCCTCTTCGACCTCGACGCCCACCCGACCGCCATCGCCGCGCACCTCGGCCGCGACCCGCTCCTCGCAGGCCCCGTCGCGCGCCACCCTGGCTTGCGCGTCCCTGGCGCGTTCGACGGCTTCGAGATGACCATCCGCGCCGTCCTCGGCCAGCAGGTCTCGGTCCGCGCCGCGACCACCCTCGCCGGCCGCCTCGCCGCCCGCTTCGGCGACCCACTGACCGTCCCGATCGACGGCCTCGGACTCCTCTTCCCCACCCCCGCGCGCCTCGCCGCCGCGGCCGAAGACGACGTCGCCTCCCTCGGCCTGCCTGCCACCCGGGCCCGCGCCATCCTGGCCATCGCCCGGGCCATCCACGGCGGCACGGTCTCCCTCGATCGCCACGGCGACCCCGAGGCGGCCCTCCCTGCGCTCTGCGCCCTCCCTGGCATCGGCGACTGGACCGCCCATTACGTCGCCATGCGCGCCCTCGGCTGGCCCGACGCCTTCCCTTCCGGCGACCTCGCCGTCCGCAAGGCCATGGGCGGCATCACCGCCAGAGCCGCCACCACGCGCGCCGAGCCCTGGCGCCCCTGGCGCGCTTACGCCGTCATGCACCTCTGGACCAGCCTCTCGGACGGAGCCGGCGGATGA